Proteins encoded by one window of Emticicia oligotrophica DSM 17448:
- a CDS encoding glycoside hydrolase family 25 protein, which yields MRKKKKDNLGRRVLNQIFSIRGVYILIVISLITLYPVYVSDGQKWTYIESFGIKLPLRYTIHGIDVSHHNNEIDWHKVKHSTDDNVEISFCFIKATEGEDLKDQDFSKNWREAKKTGLIRGAYHFYVPSANPVEQAQNFIESVNLKEGDFVPVLDFEVQGSSKRVRAKLLENVKTFINLIENHYGVKPIIYTNGHIYRQYIKGNFDSYPLWIADYQSQKLEGYSDSKLMFWQHSTDGTVDGISGNVDFNVFVASKSHLEDICIKSTH from the coding sequence ATGAGAAAGAAAAAAAAAGATAATTTGGGGAGAAGGGTCTTGAATCAAATTTTTTCAATTAGAGGAGTTTATATTTTAATCGTTATTTCTCTTATCACATTATATCCTGTATATGTGAGTGATGGACAAAAGTGGACTTATATTGAAAGCTTTGGAATAAAATTGCCGCTTCGTTATACCATTCATGGAATAGATGTTTCTCATCATAATAATGAAATAGATTGGCATAAAGTGAAGCACAGCACTGACGATAATGTAGAAATAAGTTTTTGCTTTATAAAGGCCACTGAAGGAGAAGATTTAAAAGACCAAGATTTTAGTAAAAATTGGCGAGAAGCCAAAAAAACGGGACTTATTCGTGGAGCGTATCATTTTTATGTACCAAGTGCTAATCCTGTGGAACAAGCTCAGAATTTTATTGAATCCGTAAATTTAAAAGAAGGAGATTTTGTGCCTGTACTTGACTTTGAAGTTCAAGGTTCAAGTAAGCGTGTAAGAGCCAAACTTCTTGAAAATGTAAAAACCTTCATCAATCTCATAGAAAACCATTACGGTGTAAAGCCAATAATTTACACTAATGGACATATCTACAGACAATATATTAAAGGAAATTTCGATTCGTATCCACTATGGATTGCTGACTATCAAAGCCAAAAATTAGAAGGTTACTCTGATAGTAAACTAATGTTTTGGCAGCATAGTACCGATGGCACTGTTGATGGAATCAGTGGTAATGTAGATTTTAATGTATTTGTAGCATCAAAGAGTCACTTAGAAGACATTTGTATAAAATCGACTCATTAA
- the pgi gene encoding glucose-6-phosphate isomerase, with product MLNSINFTQTPAFKKLKAHHKTMSKKHLKELFAEDKNRFKKFSIKFNDILLDYSKNNINKRTMAYLAELANECQLGNAIEQMFTGEKINQTENRSVLHIALRNRSNAPILVDGKDVMPDVNEVLDKMKEFSGKLISGSWKGYTNKSITDIVNIGIGGSDLGPVMVTEALKPYKKKNINIHFVSNVDGTHIAETLKKVNPETTLFMIASKTFTTQETMANAHSARNWFLASAIDAEFVKKHFVAISTNQKEVEKFGIDPANMFGFWDWVGGRYSLWSAIGLSIACTIGFENFEQLLLGAHEMDNHFRTTKFDKNIPVILALLGVWYNNFYGAESQAILPYDQYLHRFAAYFQQGDMESNGKYIDRSGNKVNYQTGPIIWGEPGTNGQHAFYQLIHQGTKLIPADFIAPAVSHNPLGEHHKMLLSNFFAQTEALMNGKTREEVDAELTGKSKEEIEKIAPFKVFEGNRPTNSILVKKVTPKVLGSLIAMYEHKIFVQGIIWNVFSFDQWGVELGKQLANKIYPELTENEAIESHDSSTNALINQYKKWRK from the coding sequence ATGCTTAACTCAATCAATTTTACTCAGACTCCTGCTTTTAAGAAACTCAAAGCTCACCATAAAACAATGAGCAAAAAGCATTTAAAAGAACTTTTTGCGGAAGATAAAAATCGTTTTAAGAAATTTTCTATCAAATTCAATGATATTTTGTTAGACTATTCTAAAAATAATATCAATAAACGAACAATGGCTTATTTAGCTGAATTGGCAAATGAGTGCCAATTAGGAAATGCCATTGAACAAATGTTTACAGGTGAAAAGATTAACCAGACAGAAAATCGCTCAGTATTACATATTGCTTTAAGAAACCGTTCTAATGCCCCCATTTTGGTTGATGGCAAAGATGTGATGCCAGATGTAAATGAGGTTTTAGATAAAATGAAGGAGTTTTCTGGAAAGTTAATTTCAGGCTCTTGGAAAGGATATACAAATAAATCAATTACCGATATTGTAAATATAGGAATTGGTGGTTCAGATTTGGGGCCAGTTATGGTAACAGAAGCTTTAAAGCCTTATAAGAAAAAGAATATCAATATTCATTTCGTTTCAAATGTAGATGGTACTCACATCGCAGAAACGTTGAAGAAAGTTAATCCTGAAACTACTTTATTCATGATTGCCTCAAAAACTTTCACAACTCAAGAAACAATGGCTAATGCTCATTCTGCACGTAATTGGTTTTTAGCTTCTGCCATAGACGCTGAATTTGTTAAGAAACATTTTGTTGCAATTTCTACCAACCAAAAAGAAGTTGAAAAATTTGGTATTGACCCAGCGAATATGTTTGGTTTTTGGGATTGGGTAGGAGGAAGGTACTCGCTTTGGTCTGCTATTGGTTTATCAATTGCTTGTACAATCGGTTTCGAAAATTTCGAACAATTATTATTAGGTGCCCATGAGATGGATAATCATTTCCGCACAACAAAATTTGATAAGAATATTCCTGTTATTTTAGCACTTTTGGGGGTTTGGTACAATAATTTTTATGGAGCCGAGTCACAGGCAATATTACCATACGACCAATACCTTCATCGTTTTGCCGCTTATTTCCAACAAGGTGATATGGAATCTAATGGTAAGTATATTGATAGAAGTGGCAATAAGGTAAATTATCAAACAGGACCAATTATTTGGGGTGAGCCAGGTACAAATGGCCAACATGCTTTTTACCAGCTAATTCACCAAGGTACTAAATTAATTCCAGCAGATTTTATTGCTCCTGCAGTTTCGCATAATCCACTTGGTGAACATCATAAAATGCTTTTGTCAAACTTTTTTGCTCAAACAGAGGCTTTAATGAATGGAAAAACTCGTGAAGAAGTTGATGCTGAATTAACTGGCAAATCGAAAGAAGAGATTGAAAAAATTGCTCCATTTAAAGTTTTTGAAGGAAATCGTCCAACAAACTCAATATTAGTCAAAAAAGTAACACCAAAAGTGTTGGGAAGCTTAATAGCAATGTACGAACATAAAATTTTTGTACAAGGTATTATTTGGAATGTATTTAGTTTTGACCAGTGGGGGGTTGAATTAGGTAAACAATTAGCGAATAAAATCTATCCAGAATTGACGGAAAATGAAGCAATTGAAAGCCATGATAGTTCAACTAATGCATTGATTAATCAATACAAAAAGTGGAGAAAGTAG